A window of Thermosynechococcus sp. NK55a contains these coding sequences:
- a CDS encoding Na+/H+ antiporter subunit E: MNYLNVALCLTIWLLLTADFGLVNLVIGILVSLLLPQGRGGGATLQEWLSTLGKVAMAVPRAYLEAIEMIVRPHRHEAILREPVDPTRAPGLIFLDIFTITFTPKTIVLRYDEEGWFEVHQLVERRPEK, encoded by the coding sequence ATGAATTATTTGAACGTCGCCCTGTGCCTGACGATTTGGCTGCTACTGACGGCAGACTTTGGTCTGGTCAATCTGGTGATTGGTATTCTGGTTTCACTCCTGCTGCCCCAAGGGCGGGGGGGTGGGGCAACACTGCAAGAGTGGCTCAGTACCCTAGGAAAAGTGGCGATGGCTGTTCCTCGGGCTTACCTTGAGGCAATTGAAATGATAGTGCGTCCCCATCGCCATGAAGCGATCCTCCGTGAACCCGTTGATCCTACCCGTGCCCCTGGTCTGATTTTTCTGGATATTTTTACGATTACCTTCACCCCCAAGACAATCGTACTGCGCTACGACGAGGAGGGCTGGTTTGAAGTGCATCAACTAGTGGAGCGCCGACCTGAAAAATGA
- a CDS encoding monovalent cation/H(+) antiporter subunit G encodes MLQWISYTCISFGLFLWLWGTWPLVSRRSPLYKLHFLSVSDTLGSMAIMIGVLLRIPREWPLLVLALISLALWNTILGYVLAYCSQGEDTDG; translated from the coding sequence ATTTTACAGTGGATCAGTTATACCTGTATTAGTTTTGGTCTTTTTCTTTGGCTGTGGGGAACTTGGCCGCTGGTGAGCCGGCGATCGCCCCTCTATAAACTGCATTTTTTGTCAGTCTCCGATACCTTGGGTTCGATGGCGATCATGATCGGGGTGTTACTGCGTATTCCCCGCGAATGGCCTCTTCTGGTCTTGGCATTGATCTCCCTTGCCCTTTGGAATACCATTCTGGGCTACGTTTTAGCCTACTGCTCCCAAGGGGAGGACACTGATGGATAG
- a CDS encoding Uma2 family endonuclease translates to MMAHLLTLESGDRLSREEFEYRYRRSPHIKKAELINGVVFVASPVRYRLHGVPHSQMMVWAGNYCIAIPHLLMADNATVRLDDRNQVQPDIILRLEESAGGQSRISADDYIEGAPELVIEIASSRAAYDLHDKKDLYCHFGVKEYLVWVVSEQAFYWYHREQGSYVQQQPDREGVLRSQEFGGLWLNLPALLQGDMQRVMLTLQQGLARRSNLVREPGGYTTRV, encoded by the coding sequence ATGATGGCTCATCTCCTCACCCTTGAAAGTGGCGATCGCCTAAGCCGCGAGGAATTTGAATACCGCTATAGGCGCTCTCCCCACATTAAGAAAGCTGAACTGATTAACGGAGTGGTGTTTGTGGCCTCCCCTGTACGCTACCGCCTGCATGGTGTGCCCCATAGTCAAATGATGGTCTGGGCAGGCAACTATTGCATCGCCATACCCCACCTCTTGATGGCTGACAATGCCACCGTCAGACTCGATGACAGGAATCAAGTACAGCCCGATATCATCTTGCGCCTGGAAGAATCAGCGGGGGGACAGTCGCGCATTAGTGCCGATGACTACATCGAAGGGGCACCAGAACTAGTGATTGAAATTGCCTCTAGTCGTGCTGCCTATGATCTCCACGATAAGAAAGACCTCTATTGCCATTTTGGCGTTAAGGAATATCTAGTGTGGGTGGTCTCAGAACAGGCCTTCTACTGGTATCACCGCGAGCAGGGAAGCTATGTTCAGCAACAGCCCGATCGCGAGGGAGTGCTTCGCAGCCAAGAGTTTGGCGGCCTCTGGCTCAATTTGCCTGCCCTTTTGCAAGGGGATATGCAAAGGGTGATGCTAACATTGCAACAGGGACTGGCAAGAAGAAGCAATTTGGTTCGCGAGCCAGGGGGATACACAACGAGGGTCTGA
- the purM gene encoding phosphoribosylformylglycinamidine cyclo-ligase: MDYRSAGVDVAAGRAFVEQIRPLVQRTQRPEVVGRLGGFAGLCQIPKGYRQPLLVSGTDGVGTKLKLAQALDRHNTVGIDLVAMCVNDVLTCGAEPLFFLDYIACGRLASEMMTAVVAGIAQGCEAAGCALLGGETAEMPGFYAEGVYDLAGFCVGIVEQDQVLDGTQVQVGDVVLGLASSGLHSNGFSLVRKIVSDRQLSWQDTPLGSTSLGELCLEPTRIYVQPIRAALSQGIPIHGMAHITGGGLPENLPRCLGEGRSAQLDPQAWPIPPLFHWLGEMGEVSLGELFNTFNMGIGYTVVLPASAVAAAQTCFAKWGIESWPIGTVVAGTGEVLGLPAA, from the coding sequence ATGGACTATCGCAGTGCCGGTGTTGATGTGGCCGCTGGCCGCGCTTTTGTTGAGCAGATTCGTCCCTTGGTGCAGCGAACCCAACGCCCTGAAGTGGTGGGACGACTGGGGGGGTTTGCTGGGCTGTGTCAAATTCCCAAGGGCTATCGTCAACCCCTTTTGGTCTCAGGAACTGATGGGGTGGGCACTAAGCTAAAACTGGCTCAAGCCCTCGATCGCCACAATACTGTTGGCATTGATCTAGTGGCTATGTGCGTCAACGATGTTCTCACCTGTGGTGCTGAGCCACTCTTTTTCTTGGACTACATTGCCTGTGGCCGCCTGGCGTCAGAGATGATGACCGCTGTGGTGGCGGGTATTGCCCAGGGGTGTGAAGCAGCCGGTTGTGCCCTTTTGGGGGGGGAGACAGCGGAAATGCCGGGATTCTATGCCGAAGGGGTCTATGACCTTGCGGGATTCTGTGTGGGTATCGTTGAGCAGGATCAGGTGCTAGATGGTACGCAGGTGCAGGTGGGGGATGTGGTCTTGGGATTGGCCAGCTCTGGGTTGCACAGTAATGGCTTTAGTCTGGTGCGCAAAATCGTCAGCGATCGCCAGCTCAGTTGGCAGGATACCCCCCTTGGCTCCACTTCCCTTGGCGAATTATGCCTAGAACCCACCCGTATTTATGTTCAGCCCATCCGCGCCGCCCTAAGCCAAGGGATTCCTATCCACGGCATGGCCCATATCACCGGCGGCGGTCTGCCTGAAAATTTGCCCCGCTGCTTGGGCGAAGGGCGATCGGCACAACTGGATCCACAGGCTTGGCCAATCCCGCCTCTGTTTCACTGGCTAGGGGAGATGGGAGAAGTCAGCTTGGGTGAACTCTTTAACACCTTCAATATGGGCATCGGGTACACCGTTGTTTTGCCGGCCTCAGCCGTTGCAGCGGCGCAGACCTGCTTTGCTAAGTGGGGGATTGAGAGTTGGCCGATTGGCACCGTTGTTGCAGGCACCGGTGAGGTGTTGGGATTACCTGCTGCCTAA
- a CDS encoding Calvin cycle protein CP12 has product MSNLEKQIEQAREEAHKICDTEGATSGQCAAAWDALEELQAEAAHQRAEQQDHKTSFQQYCDDNPDAAECRIYDD; this is encoded by the coding sequence ATGAGTAATCTCGAGAAACAAATCGAACAAGCCCGCGAGGAAGCCCACAAAATCTGTGACACCGAAGGGGCAACCTCTGGACAGTGTGCCGCCGCCTGGGATGCCCTTGAGGAGCTACAAGCGGAAGCTGCCCACCAACGGGCTGAGCAGCAGGATCACAAAACCTCCTTCCAGCAGTACTGTGATGACAACCCTGATGCTGCTGAGTGTCGCATTTACGACGACTAA
- the murG gene encoding undecaprenyldiphospho-muramoylpentapeptide beta-N-acetylglucosaminyltransferase → MLRQRKLLIAASGTGGHLFPALAVAEELPEYEIHWLGVRDRLENQLIPPHYPLHRVNFSGLQSKTPWAKLRPLWQFWGAFWQTRQLLKQGDFQGVFTTGGYIAAPAILAARSLGRVAILHESNALPGKVTRWLAPWCTLVALGTPASLAYLKSKRVNLRVTGTPVRPDILHPGNLALPIPKEVPLILVMGGSQGAVAINRLVRATVHRWLEAGAWVVHLTGNNDLDAHTIQHPHYLVFPFFEPMGPLLHRADIAISRAGASALAELTLTATPALLIPYPYAAEDHQTVNAEVLVRAGAAEMIPQAALTGDRLGQIILEWLGQPQKLQAMAENARQLAISNSSQQVADLIRTLIPAP, encoded by the coding sequence ATGCTTAGGCAAAGGAAACTACTGATTGCAGCCAGTGGCACGGGGGGACATCTTTTTCCGGCGCTGGCGGTGGCAGAGGAGTTACCTGAATATGAGATCCATTGGTTGGGGGTGCGCGATCGCCTCGAAAACCAGCTTATTCCCCCCCATTACCCGCTACATAGGGTGAACTTTAGTGGACTGCAGAGCAAAACACCCTGGGCTAAGTTGCGCCCCCTCTGGCAATTTTGGGGCGCCTTTTGGCAAACCCGTCAGCTACTCAAGCAGGGAGACTTTCAGGGGGTGTTTACCACAGGGGGATACATTGCTGCCCCTGCCATTCTGGCCGCCCGCAGTTTGGGACGCGTGGCCATCCTCCATGAATCCAACGCCCTACCGGGCAAAGTCACCCGCTGGCTGGCGCCTTGGTGTACGTTGGTGGCCCTGGGGACCCCTGCGAGTTTGGCCTATCTCAAATCGAAACGCGTGAATCTACGGGTCACTGGCACACCGGTGCGTCCCGATATTCTCCATCCCGGCAACCTGGCGTTACCGATTCCCAAGGAGGTGCCCCTGATTTTAGTGATGGGAGGCAGTCAAGGGGCAGTGGCCATCAATCGCCTTGTACGGGCAACTGTTCACCGCTGGCTCGAGGCCGGGGCTTGGGTCGTACATCTCACGGGCAACAATGATCTCGATGCTCACACTATTCAGCATCCCCACTATCTCGTCTTTCCCTTTTTTGAACCCATGGGACCTTTACTCCATCGCGCTGATATTGCGATTAGCCGAGCTGGCGCCAGTGCCCTAGCAGAACTCACGCTGACGGCAACCCCTGCCCTGTTGATTCCCTACCCCTATGCCGCTGAGGATCACCAAACGGTGAATGCCGAAGTGCTGGTCAGGGCCGGGGCGGCTGAGATGATTCCCCAAGCGGCATTGACGGGCGATCGCCTTGGACAGATCATTTTAGAATGGCTAGGGCAGCCGCAAAAATTACAAGCCATGGCAGAGAATGCCCGCCAATTGGCAATCTCCAACAGCAGTCAGCAGGTCGCTGATCTCATTCGTACGCTGATTCCCGCCCCCTAG
- a CDS encoding Na(+)/H(+) antiporter subunit B, with amino-acid sequence MIWLYGIAALLLLLKILTIPTIPAIPAIGIVETLVTESAIPNAVTAIILRNRLYDTIFEVLVFTLAIMGAQYLLSNEKPLGHVSRFNDQPSIVLARFGATICSLVCIELALRGHLSPGGGFAAGVAGGTAIGLVAITSAPEWLESIYRRFHAATWEKISVVVFILCGASLLMGVALPAGRFGTLLSGGWIPWLNILIALKVALGSWAAVLTFIRYRGLL; translated from the coding sequence ATGATTTGGCTTTATGGAATTGCGGCGCTACTGCTGCTGCTTAAAATTTTGACGATTCCCACCATTCCAGCGATACCAGCTATCGGGATTGTTGAGACTCTAGTCACAGAGAGCGCAATTCCCAATGCAGTCACAGCCATCATTTTGCGCAATCGCCTGTACGACACCATTTTTGAAGTGCTGGTATTCACCCTTGCCATCATGGGGGCACAGTATCTGCTCAGTAATGAAAAACCCCTTGGCCATGTTAGCCGCTTCAATGATCAACCTTCGATTGTTTTAGCAAGATTTGGCGCCACCATTTGCTCCCTTGTGTGTATTGAGTTAGCCTTGCGGGGACACCTGAGTCCGGGGGGTGGATTTGCCGCTGGTGTTGCTGGTGGAACGGCGATCGGTCTTGTGGCCATTACCTCAGCCCCAGAGTGGTTAGAGAGCATTTATCGTCGCTTTCATGCCGCCACATGGGAAAAAATCTCCGTGGTTGTTTTCATTCTCTGCGGCGCCAGCCTGTTGATGGGGGTGGCATTGCCTGCGGGTCGGTTTGGCACACTCCTCAGTGGTGGCTGGATTCCTTGGCTGAATATCCTCATTGCCCTGAAAGTGGCCTTGGGGTCCTGGGCGGCGGTGCTGACGTTTATTCGCTATCGCGGCCTGCTCTAA
- a CDS encoding fructosamine kinase family protein — protein sequence MSRWQQLWDQFAAATGRRLHGGKALAVGGGSINTTYVWQHPEQTLFVKFNRPERQAMFAAEANALGAIAKVQTIRVPLPLLWGVVEDASFLVLEYLPLTQAGDWWQMGVKLAQLHLKGTGDRYGWSENNTIGATPQMNPWSDNWGEFFRDARLRYQFDLARRRGGYFPKAEKLLAVIPELLNHEPTPTLVHGDLWSGNAAFCSTGEPVIFDPASYYGDREVDLAMSELFGGFPAAFYEGYNATYPLTAGYEQRKTIYNLYHILNHFNLFGGSYAAQAQSMIEQIL from the coding sequence GTGAGTCGCTGGCAACAGTTGTGGGATCAATTTGCCGCAGCGACGGGTCGGCGGCTCCATGGGGGTAAAGCCCTGGCGGTGGGAGGCGGCAGTATCAACACCACCTATGTGTGGCAACATCCGGAGCAAACCCTCTTTGTTAAATTTAATCGCCCTGAACGGCAGGCTATGTTTGCTGCTGAAGCCAATGCCCTGGGGGCGATCGCTAAGGTTCAAACGATTCGCGTTCCCCTTCCCCTGCTCTGGGGGGTAGTTGAGGACGCCAGTTTTTTAGTTTTGGAATACTTGCCCCTCACCCAGGCTGGGGATTGGTGGCAGATGGGGGTAAAGCTGGCACAGTTGCACCTTAAGGGCACCGGCGATCGCTACGGCTGGTCAGAAAACAACACCATTGGTGCCACCCCTCAAATGAACCCTTGGTCAGACAACTGGGGGGAGTTTTTCCGCGATGCTCGGCTGCGTTATCAGTTTGATCTGGCTCGCCGTCGGGGTGGATACTTTCCCAAGGCGGAGAAGCTTCTCGCAGTGATTCCAGAACTCCTAAACCATGAGCCAACCCCCACCTTGGTGCACGGCGATCTTTGGTCAGGCAATGCCGCCTTTTGCTCTACGGGGGAACCCGTGATTTTTGACCCCGCTAGTTATTATGGCGATCGCGAAGTAGATTTGGCCATGAGTGAACTTTTTGGTGGCTTTCCGGCTGCCTTTTATGAGGGCTATAACGCCACCTATCCCCTAACAGCGGGCTATGAGCAACGGAAAACCATCTACAACCTGTACCACATTCTTAATCACTTTAACCTCTTCGGCGGCAGCTACGCTGCCCAAGCCCAGTCCATGATCGAGCAGATCCTTTAA
- a CDS encoding NAD(P)H-quinone oxidoreductase subunit 4 has translation MNVQFPWLTVLTLLPLVAAFFIPVLPDREGKTVRWYALAIALLEFGLSAMVFWQHYNAQSAQFQMVEILPWLPQIGLNWSLAVDGLAVPLILLTGLVNTLAIFAAWQVKQKPRLFYFLMLALYSAQIGVFAAQDLILFFLIWELELVPVYLLISIWGGAKRQYAATKFILYTAVGSLFILIAGLGMAFYGGDFTLDMAALGLKNYPLALELLAYAGFLIAFGVKLPIFPLHTWLPDAHGEASAPVSMVLAGVLLKMGGYGLIRFNLQMLPDAHIYFAPVLIALGVVNIVYGALTAFGQENLKRRLAYSSISHMGFVLLGIGALNGIGLNGAMLQMLSHGLIAAVLFFLAGVTYDRTHTLAMEKMSGIAQSMPKTFALFTAGAMASLALPGMSGFVSELTVFLGLTNSDAYSTTFKVGVMFLAAVGVIITPVYLLSMVRRVFTGKQAGDMFDKLLLDINPRETFIALSLLVPIIAVGMYPKVATQTYDVTTTAIASHVHAALPAVAQHHLPLYAQLTQSAPRPFSETTVADNTL, from the coding sequence ATGAATGTCCAATTTCCTTGGCTGACTGTACTGACACTGCTGCCTTTAGTGGCAGCCTTTTTCATTCCCGTGTTGCCCGACCGTGAGGGGAAGACAGTCCGCTGGTATGCCCTAGCGATCGCACTCCTCGAATTTGGCCTTTCGGCAATGGTTTTCTGGCAGCATTACAATGCCCAATCCGCCCAGTTCCAAATGGTGGAAATCCTGCCTTGGCTGCCGCAAATCGGCCTGAACTGGTCCCTAGCGGTTGATGGCCTTGCGGTCCCCCTCATTTTGCTGACGGGTCTGGTCAACACACTGGCAATCTTTGCGGCTTGGCAAGTAAAGCAGAAGCCGCGTTTATTTTATTTCCTGATGTTGGCGCTCTACAGTGCCCAAATTGGCGTCTTTGCGGCCCAAGATCTCATCCTCTTCTTCCTGATTTGGGAATTGGAACTGGTGCCCGTCTATCTGCTGATTTCCATCTGGGGAGGTGCCAAACGCCAATACGCCGCTACAAAATTTATCCTCTACACTGCCGTTGGTTCCCTCTTTATCCTCATTGCCGGCCTAGGGATGGCCTTCTATGGCGGTGACTTTACCCTCGACATGGCGGCCCTAGGGCTCAAAAACTACCCCTTGGCCCTCGAACTCCTTGCCTATGCTGGCTTCCTCATTGCCTTTGGTGTCAAGCTGCCCATTTTTCCACTGCACACTTGGTTACCCGATGCCCATGGTGAAGCTTCGGCTCCGGTCTCAATGGTGCTAGCGGGCGTGCTCCTGAAAATGGGGGGCTATGGTCTCATTCGCTTTAACCTGCAAATGCTCCCGGATGCTCACATTTACTTTGCCCCTGTCCTGATTGCCCTTGGGGTCGTGAATATTGTCTATGGTGCCCTGACCGCCTTTGGCCAAGAAAACCTGAAGCGGCGACTGGCTTACTCCTCCATTTCCCACATGGGCTTTGTGCTGCTGGGCATTGGCGCCCTCAATGGCATTGGCCTCAATGGGGCGATGTTGCAAATGCTCTCCCACGGTCTGATTGCGGCGGTTCTCTTCTTCTTGGCTGGGGTGACCTATGATCGCACCCACACACTGGCTATGGAAAAAATGAGTGGGATTGCCCAATCCATGCCAAAAACCTTTGCCCTCTTTACCGCTGGCGCTATGGCCTCATTGGCTCTGCCCGGTATGAGTGGCTTTGTCAGTGAACTCACTGTCTTTTTGGGCTTGACCAACAGTGACGCCTACTCCACAACCTTCAAAGTGGGGGTGATGTTCCTCGCTGCCGTAGGGGTGATTATTACGCCCGTCTATCTGCTCTCGATGGTGCGCCGGGTCTTTACGGGCAAACAAGCGGGCGATATGTTTGACAAGCTGCTTTTGGACATCAATCCTCGTGAAACCTTCATTGCCCTATCCCTCCTGGTGCCGATTATTGCTGTGGGGATGTATCCCAAAGTGGCTACCCAAACCTACGATGTGACGACGACGGCGATCGCCAGCCATGTCCATGCGGCTCTGCCTGCTGTGGCGCAGCACCATCTGCCCCTCTATGCCCAACTCACCCAATCTGCCCCCCGCCCCTTCAGTGAAACAACAGTTGCCGACAATACCCTCTAG
- a CDS encoding low molecular weight protein-tyrosine-phosphatase yields MPIRLLFVCLGNICRSPAAEGIMKDLVKKAGLEHEIQCDSAGTSNFHVGDPPDARMVMTARQRELHLIHRARQFHAADFEEFDLILAMDRENYYDILRLDPAGKYRDKVRLMCDFCRHHDAKEVPDPYYGGRQGFEKVLDLLTDACEGLLEYLKANYPQLQEQH; encoded by the coding sequence ATGCCCATCCGTCTTCTCTTTGTTTGTCTTGGTAATATCTGTCGCTCCCCTGCTGCCGAAGGGATTATGAAGGACTTGGTGAAAAAGGCAGGTTTAGAGCATGAGATTCAGTGCGATTCCGCTGGCACCAGCAACTTCCATGTGGGGGATCCACCGGATGCACGGATGGTCATGACGGCACGGCAACGGGAACTGCACTTGATCCACCGAGCCCGCCAATTTCATGCTGCTGACTTTGAGGAATTTGATCTGATTTTGGCGATGGATCGGGAAAATTACTACGATATTTTGCGCCTTGATCCCGCGGGGAAATACCGCGATAAAGTGCGGCTGATGTGTGATTTTTGCCGTCACCACGACGCGAAGGAAGTGCCCGACCCCTACTACGGCGGTCGTCAAGGGTTTGAGAAGGTGTTGGATCTGCTCACCGACGCCTGTGAAGGCCTACTGGAGTATCTCAAGGCCAACTATCCCCAACTACAGGAGCAGCATTGA
- a CDS encoding cation:proton antiporter, producing the protein MTELAIAWILLPFVGGLTLYLLPPLARGLTLAIALVSLSVGLGITINQVNTAFVLLDSFGISLSIDPLSGYFIVTTALVICAALLYTWQESHKAFFYVLLCLLHGCANTVFISADFLSLYVNIEVLGIVVFLLIAYPRSDRSLWIGLRYLMVSNVAMLFYLMGVALVYQTNHTFAFRALMQAPPEAVALILMGLLAKGAIFISGLWLPQTNVVAAPLVAALLAGIVENTGVFSLVRVSLLYSNVADIVRLFALASIFFGSIFALVADDVRRMLSFSTLGQLGWIVIAPPAAGLYALMHGLAKASLFLSVGELRHYRLSELRQEGLPRLVAIALMIAGYGIVGVPFLAGFPAKALTLSYLDPWHQGLLYGAGFLSATIYSKFLFLPRYPSKTSIGYGAATVVLLGGLFLANAGYMEAYSSGMSLVRALLPPLVGCGLVALGVSRWESSWRGAWERLEHLLGVMLLLSLGLVGLAL; encoded by the coding sequence ATGACGGAGCTGGCGATCGCTTGGATTTTGTTGCCCTTCGTGGGCGGCTTAACCCTTTATCTGCTGCCCCCCTTGGCGCGGGGTCTAACGCTGGCGATCGCCCTTGTTTCCCTCAGTGTCGGCTTAGGGATCACCATCAACCAAGTCAACACTGCCTTTGTTCTTCTCGATAGTTTTGGCATTTCCCTGAGCATTGACCCCCTTAGTGGTTACTTTATTGTCACCACTGCCCTCGTCATTTGCGCAGCCCTGTTATATACATGGCAGGAGAGCCACAAGGCGTTCTTCTATGTGCTGCTATGTCTACTCCACGGTTGTGCCAACACCGTCTTTATTTCAGCGGATTTCCTCAGTCTTTACGTGAATATTGAGGTGCTGGGGATTGTCGTCTTTCTGCTGATTGCCTATCCCCGCAGCGATCGCTCCCTCTGGATTGGCCTGCGCTACCTGATGGTGAGCAATGTGGCCATGCTCTTTTATTTAATGGGGGTAGCGCTGGTTTATCAGACAAACCATACCTTTGCCTTTCGTGCCCTGATGCAAGCCCCGCCAGAGGCTGTGGCTCTGATTTTGATGGGATTGTTGGCAAAGGGCGCCATTTTCATCAGTGGGCTTTGGTTGCCCCAAACTAACGTCGTTGCTGCGCCTCTTGTTGCTGCTCTCCTAGCCGGTATTGTCGAAAATACTGGAGTTTTTAGCCTTGTTCGCGTCAGTCTGCTTTATAGTAACGTTGCTGATATTGTGCGGCTTTTTGCTCTTGCCTCAATCTTTTTTGGCTCAATATTTGCCTTGGTGGCCGATGATGTACGACGGATGCTCAGCTTTAGTACCCTTGGCCAACTGGGATGGATAGTCATAGCCCCTCCAGCGGCGGGTTTGTATGCCCTCATGCACGGCTTGGCAAAGGCCAGTCTTTTTTTAAGCGTGGGGGAACTGCGCCACTATCGTCTGAGTGAATTACGCCAGGAGGGTTTGCCACGCCTAGTGGCGATCGCCCTGATGATTGCTGGTTATGGCATTGTCGGTGTGCCCTTCCTTGCTGGCTTCCCCGCTAAGGCCTTGACATTGAGTTACCTTGACCCGTGGCACCAAGGACTCCTCTATGGTGCTGGCTTTTTGTCCGCCACAATTTATAGCAAGTTCCTCTTTTTGCCCCGCTATCCTAGCAAGACCTCTATAGGCTATGGCGCTGCCACAGTGGTGCTCCTGGGTGGGCTATTTCTGGCCAATGCGGGCTACATGGAAGCCTACAGTAGTGGCATGAGCTTGGTACGCGCCCTTTTGCCGCCCTTGGTGGGGTGTGGTCTGGTGGCCTTGGGAGTCTCGCGCTGGGAATCGTCTTGGCGAGGGGCTTGGGAACGTCTAGAGCATCTTCTAGGGGTGATGCTGTTGCTGTCACTTGGCTTGGTGGGGTTAGCCCTATGA
- the lepB gene encoding signal peptidase I has protein sequence MAKTLGLAAALAFGIRTFVAEARYIPTGSMENTLLINDRLIIEKISYYFHAPHRGDIIVFNPTPTLQQAGFRDAFIKRVVGLPGDRVELRQGRVYVNNQPLPEPYLAPSTFTSVDTCAGMQPYLAQPQVIPANSYLVLGDNRNNSFDGRCWGVVPRSYIIGRAAIRFWPPNRWGLITDPKEPQR, from the coding sequence ATGGCTAAAACCTTAGGACTGGCGGCTGCCCTTGCCTTTGGCATTCGCACATTTGTGGCCGAGGCGCGTTATATCCCCACCGGGTCCATGGAGAACACCCTCCTGATCAACGATCGCCTGATTATTGAAAAAATCAGCTACTATTTCCATGCCCCCCATCGTGGCGACATTATTGTGTTTAATCCAACCCCCACGCTTCAGCAGGCGGGCTTTCGTGATGCCTTTATCAAACGGGTGGTGGGCTTACCGGGCGATCGCGTAGAACTGCGCCAAGGACGCGTCTATGTCAACAATCAACCGCTGCCCGAACCCTATCTTGCGCCCTCAACCTTTACTTCAGTGGATACCTGTGCTGGTATGCAGCCCTACCTTGCTCAACCCCAAGTGATTCCTGCCAACAGTTACTTGGTGTTGGGGGATAACCGCAATAACAGCTTTGATGGCCGCTGCTGGGGAGTCGTACCCCGCAGTTACATTATTGGCCGTGCTGCGATTCGCTTTTGGCCCCCCAATCGCTGGGGGCTGATTACCGATCCCAAGGAACCCCAACGGTGA
- a CDS encoding cation:proton antiporter subunit C: MIFLEASVFVTILVGFLGTIVKKNLLMKIVTMDVMGTGIVALFVVIATHSGLVTPIARGGVFDTAYADPVPQAVILTAIVIGLSIQTLMLVAAMKLARDNPTLETPEIDQKYL; encoded by the coding sequence ATGATTTTCTTGGAAGCAAGTGTTTTTGTCACTATCCTGGTCGGGTTTCTGGGAACGATTGTCAAGAAAAACCTGCTGATGAAGATTGTGACGATGGATGTCATGGGCACTGGAATAGTGGCTTTGTTTGTGGTCATTGCCACCCACAGTGGTCTGGTCACGCCCATTGCCCGGGGAGGTGTCTTTGATACTGCCTATGCGGATCCGGTGCCCCAAGCCGTAATTTTGACCGCGATTGTGATTGGCCTGTCGATTCAAACGCTGATGCTAGTAGCGGCAATGAAGCTAGCGCGGGATAACCCGACTTTAGAAACCCCAGAAATTGATCAAAAGTATTTGTAG
- a CDS encoding DUF4040 domain-containing protein → MDSWLIAVTALLPLTALMLVFQENPYHALVIRGIIGAVAALLYAVLGAADVALTEALVGTMLSIMLYAVAVRSSLVLRLGILASSLSTDSLDHLLAAIREALAPYHLRVELIIYPTFEQLQIALRDREIHALCAEEKAQLLTMTRVPRLYTILKPHLTTLTELVYYPLPSEEESAA, encoded by the coding sequence ATGGATAGCTGGCTCATTGCGGTCACTGCCCTCTTGCCCCTAACGGCTCTCATGTTGGTTTTCCAGGAGAATCCCTACCATGCTCTTGTGATTCGCGGCATTATTGGTGCCGTGGCTGCCCTTCTCTATGCTGTTCTCGGAGCTGCCGATGTGGCGCTAACCGAAGCCCTGGTGGGAACGATGCTCTCAATTATGCTCTACGCAGTTGCAGTACGCTCTTCTTTGGTGCTGCGATTGGGCATCTTAGCTTCGTCCCTGTCCACCGATAGTTTAGATCACTTATTGGCAGCCATTCGTGAAGCCCTTGCCCCCTATCATTTGCGTGTTGAATTAATCATTTATCCCACGTTTGAGCAACTCCAAATAGCGCTCCGCGATCGCGAGATTCACGCTCTTTGTGCTGAGGAGAAGGCACAACTGCTAACAATGACTCGTGTACCGCGCCTCTACACCATCCTCAAGCCCCACCTCACGACTCTCACAGAACTTGTATACTACCCCTTGCCCAGTGAAGAGGAGTCGGCCGCATGA